From Campylobacter sp. MIT 12-8780, the proteins below share one genomic window:
- a CDS encoding TonB-dependent receptor domain-containing protein has translation MQEEILEFDTLEVSGTNVKNDEKPFITPGAVSSREGINTATQSLDSIVRSIPGGFTQVDESQGTISVNIRGLTGLGRVNTQIDGVTQTFFGSSEDQGRFHANGKIVGTSAFGAAIDQNLLVGVDMQRGTFSGAGGANALMGSANFRTIGISDIISDNRSFGVLTKYSYGSNKLGPSYMGAVAGKYNFTNDGFLGLMYAYSGRKLSQGYKIGGGRLLSDLGGNDADGDGRPDNAAFDQSNLTQKPINKLAKVEFQKNASSAVLSYRRYDNELAGREINDDNYQLNYRFDPETELVDLRFLAAYHKADQYYNETASFMQGAAGKMKGVATNTAITLDLSNAFYFDLNEAQNLTSTLGVNFLSNSYDRDFDTSSCDPNDSMCYDYDNGTYINYFRYGFAPEGKQKITTIYLDNTYNYEIFELNANVNAMYYELSADKGACREVNSYCEPKAAGYFKQKDMKFNTSLMASLKLHTLFTPFMSYSRTHRAPNVQEFFFSSTYDDFQDINTGLRPEFSDTYQIGFNSFKQGLISEHDVFGFKATYFYTDVKDYIYNKSIGNISDTADSPLLFLSFNGEAKFSGIESELYYDAGFAYAKISYTHQNADRQISENEANAGGGGGGANIKHTGQSQFSTLPKDIATADLGLRFWDKRIVFGTLIKYTGKTERVNPILTNVSNGTTPGAPEDNTWAFSTQELPKIPTIIDLYASFEPLKNFVIRGEVQNLQDRNYMDALYTYNSSSAQVAGNDITLFNNAARGRTFVIGFSYKY, from the coding sequence TTGCAAGAAGAAATACTAGAATTTGACACTCTAGAAGTTTCAGGCACAAATGTCAAAAATGACGAAAAGCCCTTTATCACACCAGGTGCTGTATCAAGTCGTGAGGGGATTAATACCGCTACGCAAAGTTTAGATAGTATAGTGCGTAGTATTCCGGGTGGCTTTACGCAGGTTGATGAGTCTCAAGGCACTATTTCTGTAAATATTCGTGGGCTTACCGGACTTGGACGCGTTAATACACAAATTGATGGAGTTACACAGACATTTTTTGGTAGCAGCGAAGATCAAGGGCGGTTTCACGCAAATGGTAAGATTGTTGGCACTTCAGCCTTTGGCGCGGCAATCGATCAAAATTTACTAGTAGGTGTTGATATGCAACGAGGAACTTTTTCGGGTGCTGGTGGGGCTAATGCGCTAATGGGTTCTGCAAATTTTCGCACTATAGGCATAAGTGATATTATTAGCGACAATCGATCATTTGGCGTGCTTACTAAATACAGCTATGGCTCAAATAAACTTGGTCCAAGCTATATGGGCGCTGTAGCAGGTAAGTATAATTTTACAAATGATGGCTTTTTGGGTCTTATGTATGCTTATAGTGGGCGCAAACTTTCGCAAGGTTATAAAATAGGCGGCGGCAGACTTTTAAGCGATCTGGGTGGAAACGATGCAGATGGTGATGGGCGCCCTGATAATGCAGCCTTTGATCAAAGCAATCTTACGCAAAAACCTATAAATAAACTAGCAAAAGTTGAATTTCAAAAAAATGCAAGTTCAGCCGTGCTTTCTTATAGGCGCTATGATAACGAATTAGCTGGGCGTGAAATCAATGATGATAACTATCAACTTAACTACCGCTTTGATCCTGAGACAGAACTTGTGGATTTGCGTTTTTTAGCAGCTTATCACAAAGCTGATCAATACTACAACGAAACAGCTTCTTTTATGCAAGGAGCAGCTGGTAAGATGAAAGGCGTAGCGACTAACACAGCTATAACGCTTGATCTTAGCAATGCTTTTTATTTTGATTTAAATGAGGCGCAGAATTTAACAAGCACTTTAGGTGTAAATTTCTTAAGCAATTCTTATGATAGAGATTTTGATACAAGCTCTTGTGATCCAAATGATAGTATGTGCTATGATTATGATAATGGCACATATATCAATTATTTTCGTTATGGTTTTGCGCCTGAGGGGAAGCAAAAAATCACTACAATTTATTTAGATAATACTTACAATTATGAAATTTTTGAGCTTAATGCTAATGTTAATGCTATGTATTATGAGTTAAGTGCTGATAAAGGGGCGTGTCGTGAGGTGAATTCTTACTGCGAACCAAAAGCGGCTGGGTATTTTAAACAAAAAGATATGAAATTTAACACCTCACTTATGGCTAGCCTTAAGCTACACACGCTTTTTACGCCTTTTATGTCTTACTCACGCACACACCGAGCACCAAATGTGCAAGAGTTCTTTTTCTCAAGTACTTATGATGATTTTCAAGATATAAACACAGGACTTAGACCAGAATTTTCTGATACTTATCAAATCGGCTTTAATTCTTTTAAGCAGGGATTAATCAGCGAGCATGATGTTTTTGGTTTTAAGGCGACTTATTTTTATACCGATGTTAAGGATTATATTTATAACAAATCCATCGGAAATATTAGCGATACGGCAGATTCTCCACTTTTGTTTCTGTCCTTTAATGGCGAGGCAAAATTTAGCGGTATTGAAAGTGAGCTTTACTATGACGCTGGCTTTGCTTATGCAAAAATTTCTTACACACACCAAAACGCAGATAGACAAATTTCAGAAAATGAAGCCAACGCAGGTGGTGGAGGAGGAGGTGCAAATATCAAACACACCGGACAAAGCCAGTTTTCAACTCTGCCAAAAGATATCGCAACAGCTGATTTGGGACTTCGTTTTTGGGATAAACGCATAGTTTTTGGCACACTTATCAAATACACCGGAAAAACCGAGCGTGTTAATCCAATCCTTACAAATGTTAGTAATGGCACTACTCCGGGTGCGCCAGAGGATAATACTTGGGCTTTTAGCACACAAGAGTTGCCAAAAATTCCAACTATCATTGATCTTTACGCAAGTTTTGAACCTTTGAAAAACTTCGTCATTCGCGGTGAAGTGCAAAATTTACAAGATCGTAATTACATGGATGCACTTTATACTTATAATTCTAGCTCCGCGCAAGTTGCTGGAAATGACATTACGCTTTTTAACAATGCTGCTAGAGGACGCACTTTTGTTATAGGCTTTTCATATAAATACTAA
- a CDS encoding DJ-1 family glyoxalase III: MKSVLVPIAKGFEEIELVSIVDILRRAGIKVCLASLNNEKIVLGAHNISIEAEANLEELDFLEFDAIALAGGLDGMLNLKADIRLLKGIQAMYEANKLVSAICASPVVLASAGVLKGDFTCYIGFEKDIKANYQKKAVVVDKNIITAAGPAYATQFALELVRYLCGEASYQSVSEGLLLNLF, encoded by the coding sequence ATGAAAAGCGTTTTAGTACCTATAGCAAAAGGTTTTGAAGAAATCGAGCTTGTAAGCATAGTAGATATTTTAAGAAGGGCTGGTATAAAGGTATGTTTAGCAAGCTTAAATAATGAAAAAATCGTGCTTGGAGCTCATAATATAAGCATTGAAGCTGAGGCAAACTTAGAAGAACTTGATTTTTTAGAATTTGACGCCATAGCCTTAGCTGGTGGGCTTGATGGTATGCTTAATCTTAAAGCAGACATCCGCTTGCTTAAAGGCATACAAGCTATGTATGAAGCAAATAAACTTGTCAGTGCCATTTGTGCTTCACCAGTAGTTTTGGCAAGTGCTGGGGTATTAAAGGGTGATTTTACTTGCTATATAGGCTTTGAAAAGGATATAAAAGCAAATTATCAAAAAAAGGCTGTAGTGGTAGATAAAAATATCATCACCGCTGCAGGACCAGCTTATGCCACCCAATTTGCACTTGAGCTTGTAAGGTATCTATGCGGCGAAGCAAGTTATCAAAGTGTGAGCGAAGGGCTTTTATTAAATTTATTTTGA
- a CDS encoding MotA/TolQ/ExbB proton channel family protein, whose translation MNTLKSFFLLSLLASLSFTWLNAEGNLSEQDLNLNQAVLEQNSTEKTQAGQIQAREQEPHKTLEFSLSSLYSNADAVVKSVIVILVLFSVLSWAVFFAKSLRYNALLKMTKKDKQSLSELSNLNETQSLSPLSLALVQEIQDERQKSEADAHLEKRIQIRLESKLKELVFNAKLGIALLASIGSSAPFIGLFGTVWGIMNAFIGISKNDSVSLAVVAPGIAEALFATAFGLAAAIPAVLFYNYLLRLSIKFAQRLDENATMLFVMSLRGNKTC comes from the coding sequence ATGAATACCTTAAAATCTTTTTTCTTGCTTTCTTTACTAGCAAGTTTGAGCTTTACTTGGCTAAATGCTGAGGGAAATTTAAGCGAGCAAGACTTAAATTTAAATCAAGCAGTTTTAGAGCAAAACAGCACTGAAAAAACACAGGCTGGGCAAATACAAGCTAGAGAACAAGAGCCACATAAAACGCTTGAGTTTTCTTTAAGCTCGCTGTATTCAAACGCTGATGCGGTGGTAAAATCAGTCATTGTTATATTAGTGTTGTTTTCTGTGCTTTCTTGGGCTGTGTTTTTCGCAAAAAGCTTGCGTTATAATGCCTTGCTTAAGATGACAAAAAAGGATAAACAAAGCTTAAGCGAGCTTTCAAATTTAAATGAAACCCAAAGTCTTAGCCCTTTAAGCCTTGCTTTAGTGCAAGAAATTCAAGATGAAAGACAAAAAAGTGAGGCGGATGCGCACCTAGAAAAACGCATTCAAATTCGCCTTGAAAGCAAGCTTAAAGAACTTGTTTTTAATGCAAAGCTAGGCATAGCTCTTTTAGCTTCTATTGGCTCAAGTGCTCCTTTTATAGGACTTTTTGGCACGGTTTGGGGGATTATGAATGCTTTTATTGGTATTTCAAAAAATGATAGCGTAAGTTTGGCTGTAGTGGCTCCTGGCATAGCTGAGGCTTTATTTGCTACAGCTTTTGGCTTAGCTGCTGCGATACCTGCGGTGCTTTTTTATAATTATTTGTTGCGCTTAAGCATTAAATTTGCCCAAAGACTTGATGAAAACGCCACTATGCTTTTTGTGATGAGCTTAAGAGGAAACAAGACATGCTAA
- a CDS encoding alanine/glycine:cation symporter family protein: MPNLADFIGSQIVPRTDLIMIFCLIACGFYYSFKLSFVQFRMLPFVFKILTERQDKSQKNKDHISPFAALMISTASRVGIGNIAGIATAITLGGAGALFWMWAMAFFGGASAFAESTLAQVYKSKDGKGFKGGPAYYIQKALGIKWLAIAFAIILVLTYAFGFNALQSYTMTSAFEVYYKNIAETGVSFADSNFPPIIGAILALFGAWLFFSHHSLIGKVSSIIVPIMALIYIALAFVAIVMHYELIPSVLKLIFESAFDFEAIFGGFAGSALVIGIKRGLFSNEAGMGSAPNAAAAAVTSHPAKQGIVQSFAVLIDVIICTATGFLVLFSTAYFQNFDASGQPILKALPLVQEAMKSYYGDIGLHFVSFSVVLFAITSLIGNYYYAQANIKFLTNSKSVMMIFRICAVAIIFIGAQLTLELAWNFADLTMAFMATTNIISILLLGGIVKKVMQDFSAQKAMGIDPKFSATKLGIKNAECWE, from the coding sequence ATGCCAAATTTAGCTGATTTTATAGGCTCGCAAATCGTTCCAAGAACTGATCTTATAATGATATTTTGTCTTATAGCCTGTGGATTTTATTATAGTTTTAAGCTTTCTTTCGTGCAGTTTAGAATGCTACCTTTTGTCTTTAAAATCCTCACAGAAAGACAAGACAAAAGCCAGAAAAACAAAGATCATATCTCACCTTTTGCAGCTTTGATGATCTCAACTGCTTCAAGAGTAGGTATAGGAAATATAGCAGGTATAGCTACAGCTATTACCTTAGGAGGTGCTGGAGCCTTGTTTTGGATGTGGGCTATGGCGTTTTTTGGTGGGGCTTCTGCTTTTGCTGAAAGTACTTTAGCTCAAGTATATAAAAGTAAAGATGGAAAAGGCTTTAAAGGAGGACCAGCTTATTATATACAAAAAGCTCTTGGTATAAAATGGCTTGCTATTGCTTTTGCGATCATTTTAGTGCTTACTTATGCTTTTGGTTTTAATGCCTTGCAAAGCTATACTATGACTTCAGCCTTTGAGGTGTATTATAAAAATATAGCTGAAACTGGCGTGAGTTTTGCGGATTCAAATTTTCCTCCTATCATAGGAGCGATTTTAGCACTTTTTGGGGCTTGGCTTTTCTTTTCTCATCATAGTCTTATTGGTAAGGTAAGTTCTATCATCGTGCCTATTATGGCTTTGATTTATATTGCTCTTGCTTTTGTGGCTATTGTGATGCATTATGAGCTTATCCCTAGTGTTTTAAAGCTGATTTTTGAAAGTGCTTTTGATTTTGAGGCTATTTTTGGTGGTTTTGCAGGTTCAGCTCTTGTTATAGGCATTAAAAGAGGCTTATTTTCAAATGAAGCTGGCATGGGTTCAGCACCAAATGCTGCTGCAGCTGCAGTTACAAGCCACCCAGCAAAACAAGGTATAGTGCAATCTTTTGCCGTTTTAATCGATGTTATCATCTGCACAGCTACAGGCTTTTTGGTTTTGTTTTCAACAGCGTATTTTCAAAATTTTGATGCCAGTGGTCAGCCTATTTTAAAGGCTCTTCCTTTGGTGCAAGAGGCGATGAAGAGTTATTATGGAGACATTGGGCTTCACTTTGTTTCTTTTTCTGTAGTGCTTTTTGCTATAACTTCTTTGATAGGTAATTATTACTATGCTCAAGCAAACATCAAATTTCTTACTAATTCAAAATCAGTGATGATGATTTTTAGAATTTGTGCTGTGGCTATTATTTTCATCGGTGCTCAACTTACCTTAGAGCTTGCTTGGAATTTTGCAGACTTAACTATGGCTTTTATGGCAACGACAAATATCATTTCTATCTTGCTTTTAGGCGGTATAGTCAAAAAAGTTATGCAAGACTTTTCAGCTCAAAAGGCTATGGGTATAGATCCAAAATTTAGTGCAACAAAACTTGGCATTAAAAATGCTGAGTGCTGGGAGTAA
- a CDS encoding pyridoxamine 5'-phosphate oxidase family protein, which yields MSDIHKIFAFLEQNPIQILSTSVANKPTSRPIGSASLIENRIYFCMNKDKAMYEELLANPNVCICVCAADFSWIRVFGEVKFDEDKAIKAEFIKRKKTRFESVDEPNFKVFYLENVKADLSIKGVKTRLEA from the coding sequence ATGAGTGATATACACAAAATCTTTGCTTTTTTAGAGCAAAATCCTATACAAATTCTTAGCACCAGTGTTGCAAACAAGCCCACTTCTCGCCCTATAGGTAGTGCAAGCTTGATTGAGAATAGAATTTATTTTTGTATGAATAAAGACAAGGCTATGTATGAAGAGCTTTTAGCTAATCCTAATGTATGTATTTGCGTGTGTGCGGCGGATTTTTCTTGGATTAGGGTATTTGGCGAAGTAAAATTTGATGAAGACAAGGCTATAAAGGCTGAGTTTATAAAGCGTAAAAAGACACGATTTGAAAGCGTTGATGAGCCAAATTTTAAGGTATTTTATCTTGAAAATGTGAAGGCTGATCTGAGTATAAAAGGTGTTAAAACGAGGCTTGAGGCTTGA
- a CDS encoding ExbD/TolR family protein, whose translation MLTHSDEQELSEINVTPFIDIMLVLLIIFMVVAPLITSSVKVELPQSSSSAKSDENKLFILYINENELSLNDTKLALNELIPSLKAKSVQQDELIYLYIDKLVPYERLASIINELKNGGFHKIALATQIKNAP comes from the coding sequence ATGCTAACACACAGCGATGAACAAGAGCTTAGCGAGATTAATGTAACGCCATTTATCGATATAATGCTTGTTTTACTTATCATTTTTATGGTGGTTGCGCCCTTAATCACAAGCTCGGTTAAGGTAGAACTCCCACAAAGTTCATCAAGTGCAAAAAGCGATGAAAACAAGCTTTTTATACTTTATATCAACGAAAATGAACTCTCGCTCAATGATACAAAGCTCGCTTTAAACGAGCTTATCCCGAGTTTAAAAGCTAAAAGCGTGCAACAAGATGAGCTGATTTATCTTTATATCGATAAGCTTGTACCTTATGAAAGGCTAGCTTCAATCATAAATGAGCTTAAAAATGGCGGCTTTCACAAAATCGCCCTTGCAACCCAGATCAAGAACGCACCATGA
- a CDS encoding NINE protein, with product MDANAVLLSIKDKIPDSSLAIVQDKLKVASEDKLNTLMVLPLKNVIIGLVLGLLFGGFGIDRFYKGDIGLGIAKLVLWILGCATVIFYIGAVFLIILWVWVIVDFFLVWKGIKQDNLNKILAVLS from the coding sequence ATGGACGCAAATGCGGTGCTTTTATCAATCAAAGATAAAATTCCAGACTCTAGCCTTGCTATCGTGCAAGATAAGCTTAAAGTAGCAAGTGAAGACAAGCTAAATACCCTAATGGTGCTTCCTTTGAAAAATGTAATCATCGGGCTTGTGCTTGGGCTTTTGTTTGGTGGTTTTGGCATAGATCGCTTTTATAAAGGTGACATAGGACTTGGTATAGCAAAGCTTGTTTTGTGGATACTTGGTTGTGCAACGGTGATATTTTATATAGGGGCTGTGTTTTTGATTATTTTGTGGGTGTGGGTAATCGTTGATTTTTTCCTTGTATGGAAAGGTATCAAGCAAGATAACCTAAACAAAATTCTAGCTGTTTTAAGCTAA
- a CDS encoding tRNA (cytidine(34)-2'-O)-methyltransferase: MFHIVLVNPRIPQNTGSIGRMCFNAGFHLHIIKPCVFSLDEKALKRAGLDYWGKLEPIIWESLEDFLKMNLAYKERFFFATTKSKKPYFEACFQKGDFLFFGSESFGLPKELMQINAKNMITIPMKSYGRSLNLATSAGIIAYEALRQNFADFTH; encoded by the coding sequence ATGTTTCATATCGTGCTTGTCAATCCAAGAATTCCTCAAAATACCGGCAGTATAGGCAGAATGTGCTTTAATGCAGGCTTTCATTTGCATATCATCAAACCTTGTGTATTTAGCCTTGATGAAAAAGCTTTAAAAAGGGCTGGGCTTGATTATTGGGGGAAGCTTGAGCCTATTATCTGGGAGAGTTTAGAGGATTTTTTAAAGATGAATTTAGCTTATAAAGAACGCTTTTTCTTTGCTACGACAAAGAGCAAAAAGCCTTATTTTGAAGCTTGTTTTCAAAAGGGCGATTTTTTATTTTTTGGCAGTGAAAGCTTTGGCTTACCAAAAGAACTTATGCAAATAAATGCAAAAAATATGATCACCATACCCATGAAAAGCTATGGTAGAAGCTTAAATTTAGCCACAAGTGCTGGCATTATCGCTTATGAGGCTTTAAGGCAAAATTTTGCTGATTTTACACATTAG
- a CDS encoding energy transducer TonB yields the protein MSEQKALIIGIILALSVHLAFLACLLFDFSSRQKEELGGFEADLSDTFQSVMIVANVPLGELKELSNPSQKSLKSDKSEKKTKQEKQKTDKKSLDLEDEDLATLKLNQSKDSKPNNESKQVQSQQQSSQASNLNSDLDRTKKDDFSSAPVQGTSKEASTVIRGSARAQIKSYQGLIMAHLNRFKHYPSEALTKEIQGVALLEIKINAQGEVLSCVLKKSSSETLLDEASLKLISSANPLPKPPAEILKGREVLSFSIPIDYNIKAYYLNKR from the coding sequence ATGAGCGAACAAAAAGCCCTAATCATCGGTATAATCCTAGCTTTAAGCGTGCATTTGGCTTTTTTAGCCTGTTTGCTTTTTGATTTTTCCTCACGTCAAAAAGAAGAGCTTGGTGGCTTTGAGGCGGATTTAAGTGATACTTTTCAAAGTGTGATGATAGTAGCAAATGTCCCACTTGGCGAGCTTAAAGAGCTTTCAAATCCTTCGCAAAAATCCCTAAAAAGCGACAAATCAGAGAAAAAAACCAAGCAAGAAAAGCAAAAAACTGACAAAAAAAGTCTTGATCTTGAAGATGAAGACTTAGCTACGCTTAAACTCAATCAAAGCAAGGATTCAAAGCCAAACAACGAAAGCAAACAAGTTCAAAGCCAGCAACAAAGCAGTCAAGCCTCAAATTTAAACTCGGATTTAGATAGGACTAAAAAAGATGACTTTTCCTCAGCCCCAGTGCAAGGCACAAGCAAAGAAGCAAGCACGGTTATTCGCGGTTCAGCAAGAGCACAAATTAAAAGCTATCAAGGGCTTATAATGGCTCATCTTAATCGCTTCAAACACTATCCAAGCGAGGCTTTAACAAAAGAAATTCAAGGTGTAGCCTTGCTTGAGATCAAGATAAACGCACAAGGGGAAGTGCTTTCTTGCGTGCTTAAAAAAAGCAGCTCTGAAACTTTGCTTGATGAAGCAAGCTTAAAACTTATCAGCAGTGCAAATCCCCTACCAAAACCGCCAGCTGAGATACTTAAAGGTAGGGAGGTGCTTAGCTTTAGCATACCAATTGATTATAATATCAAAGCATATTATTTAAACAAGCGTTGA